In Humulus lupulus chromosome 6, drHumLupu1.1, whole genome shotgun sequence, a single genomic region encodes these proteins:
- the LOC133784673 gene encoding uncharacterized protein LOC133784673, which produces MGSLYSNLFPNWCFTNNNPWLDKGRIVIAWLPSLFTVDISLCTAQLIHCVVHPRQKQDRFDVTFVYGFNEDKKRAQLWIELEEISMQIQGPWIVMGDFNDIMFSNERVGKRCNKSPTQDFRDCVEKCKLEDLKYSGIFYTWNNKQRPEDRVFSKLDRALEGAYGTDMYKLTVKPKRLKKILKCINKEGFHDIHKAEMIAKEELVVLQEKDKYAKVYKAYSLFLAQKAKIAWAKNGDENTAIFHASLRPRRIQNRIYSIEDAQGVWCDTPLTVQEAFLQYYQQLLGSEMQNRHRVKKCIINLGPKFSELHSSRLETEYTA; this is translated from the exons ATGGGTTCTCTATACTCTAATCTTTTTCCGAATTGGTGTTTTACAAATAATAACCCTTGGCTTGATAAAGGGAGGATAGTTATTGCATGGCTACCAAGTTTGTTTACTGTTGATATTAGCTTATGTACAGCTCAATTAATCCACTGTGTTGTGCACCCAAGACAGAAACAAGACAGATTTGATGTTACATTTGTGTATGGATTTAATGAAGATAAGAAGAGAGCTCAACTTTGGATTGAGTTGGAAGAGATTTCAATGCAAATACAGGGGCCTTGGATAGTTATGGGGGATTTTAATGATATTATGTTTAGCAATGAAAGAGTGGGAAAAAGATGTAATAAAAGTCCTACTCAAGATTTTCGAGATTGTGTGGAAAAGTGTAAATTGGAAGACCTGAAATATTCTGGGATTTTTTATACCTGGAATAATAAGCAAAGGCCAGAGGATCGAGTTTTCTCTAAACTAGATCGAGCCTTA GAAGGAGCTTATGGCACGGATATGTATAAGCTGACAGTAAAACCTAAGCGTTTGAAGAAAATTCTTAAGTGCATTAATAAGGAAGGTTTTCATGATATTCACAAAGCAGAAATGATTGCTAAGGAGGAATTGGTGGTTTTGCAGGAAAAA GACAAATATGCTAAAGTATACAAGGCTTATTCTCTCTTCTTAGCTCAGAAAGCAAAAATTGCTTGGGCCAAAAATGGTGATGAAAACACAGCAATATTTCATGCTTCACTGAGGCCAAGGAGAATTCAGAACAGAATATATTCAATAGAGGATGCGCAGGGGGTCTGGTGTGATACACCTCTTACTGTTCAGGAAGCCTTTTTACAGTATTACCAGCAGCTCCTTGGCTCTGAGATGCAGAACAGACACCGGGTGAAGAAATGTATAATCAATCTTGGGCCAAAATTTTCTGAGTTGCATTCCAGCAGACTTGAAACCGAGTACACAGCTTAG
- the LOC133784674 gene encoding uncharacterized protein LOC133784674, protein MVCKDLVRLYGQSNCKPSCMIKIDLRKAYDTIEWGFIEDMLKAFDFPQSFSDLIMACVTTPMFSLLLNGSLQGFFASKRGLRQGDPISPLLFVLGLEYLSRIMCKVGSLPGFKYHNKCSNLKLNHLCFADDLIIFCNGDFVSIMLMLRGLKLFSSSSGLLPNSEKTAIYCHGMSDAVVDRVLEASGFSRSHLPFRFLGTPICSKRISAADCKCILEKMPSRIRSWSTRNLSYMGRVTLINSFLISIHSYWAQIMILPKILIKDVEAICRAFLWKGISDSHIPGLIAWEYICSSRAAGGLGFRRLHDWNLAGMGKYVWAIAKKKDNLFVKWINSVYLLDQNWWDYKCPTDCSWYWKRLVAVKDCFKEKISYDSFLSQRYNIKLGVNLLVSQESRVLWRKFVWDRFITPKHRFIMWLVMWERLHTKDRIVRYNSNIDLVCLLCGVENEDIDHLFFKCTYSKRCLEAIKSWLH, encoded by the coding sequence ATGGTGTGTAAGGATTTGGTGAGATTATATGGGCAGAGCAATTGCAAACCTAGCTGTATGATAAAGATTGACTTAAGGAAAGCATATGACACAATAGAATGGGGATTCATTGAAGATATGCTCAAGGCTTTTGATTTTCCTCAATCTTTTTCAGATTTAATAATGGCGTGTGTAACAACTCCCATGTTTTCCTTGCTTCTCAATGGTTCTTTACAGGGGTTCTTTGCATCAAAAAGAGGACTTAGACAAGGGGATCCCATTTCCCCCTTGTTGTTTGTTCTTGGTTTGGAATACTTGTCCCGAATTATGTGTAAGGTGGGGTCTTTACCTGGGTTCAAGTACCATAATAAATGCTCAAATTTGAAGTTGAATCACTTATGTTTTGCGGATGACCTGATTATTTTTTGCAATGGAGATTTTGTTTCAATAATGCTTATGTTGAGGGGTTTGAagttattctcttcttcttcgggTTTGCTTCCTAACTCTGAGAAAACTGCCATTTACTGTCATGGAATGTCTGATGCTGTTGTAGATAGAGTGCTGGAAGCTTCTGGTTTTTCTCGCAGCCACCTCCCATTCAGGTTTCTCGGGACACCTATATGTTCAAAAAGAATTTCTGCTGcagattgtaaatgtattttggAGAAGATGCCTAGTAGGATTCGATCTTGGAGCACTCGGAATCTATCTTATATGGGGAGAGTGACTTTGATCAATTCATTCCTTATCTCGATACATTCATATTGGGCTCAGATAATGATTCTACCAAAGATATTGATCAAAGATGTTGAAGCAATTTGTAGGGCCTTTCTTTGGAAAGGTATCTCAGACTCTCATATACCAGGATTGATTGCTTGGGAGTATATTTGTTCATCAAGGGCGGCTGGTGGCTTGGGCTTTCGGAGACTACATGATTGGAATTTGGCTGGCATGGGAAAGTATGTTTGGGCAATTGCCAAGAAGAAAGATAACCTTTTTGTCAAGTGGATTAATAGCGTATATCTGCTGGATCAGAATTGGTGGGATTACAAGTGTCCCACAGATTGTAGTTGGTACTGGAAGCGTTTAGTTGCTGTGAAGGACTGTTTTAAAGAAAAAATCTCTTATGATTCATTCTTATCGCAGAGATATAATATCAAACTCGGTGTAAATCTGTTGGTTTCTCAAGAATCTAGAGTGCTGTGGAGGAAATTTGTTTGGGATAGATTTATTACGCCCAAGCATCGATTTATTATGTGGTTAGTCATGTGGGAACGTCTGCACACAAAGGATCGAATAGTTAGATATAATTCTAATATTGATCTGGTCTGTTTGCTGTGTGGGGTAGAGAATGAAGACATTGACCATCTCTTTTTCAAGTGTACATACAGCAAGAGGTGTTTAGAGGCTATCAAAAGTTGGCTTCATTAG